Proteins from one Coturnix japonica isolate 7356 chromosome 5, Coturnix japonica 2.1, whole genome shotgun sequence genomic window:
- the ZBTB1 gene encoding zinc finger and BTB domain-containing protein 1 isoform X4 yields MARTSHSNYVLQQLNNQREWGFLCDCCIAIDDIYFQAHKAVLAACSSYFRMFFMNHQHTTAQLNLSNMKISAECFDLILQFMYLGKIMTAPANFEQFKVAMNYLQLYNVPECLEDIQDTDSSSLKCSSSASSTQNSKMIFGVRMYEDTLARNGSETNRWGMEPPSSTVNTSHNKEPDEEALQLSSFPEQLFDVCKKSTTSKYSHTKERVSHSRRFGRSFTCDSCGFSFSCEKLLDEHVLSCTNRHSYQSTRYYGAEKIDFNEKDSASKMISTQTDKYKGDSSQVADDSSSPVSNVTSRKSSTVASETSGEEGSRASERKRIVIKMEPEDSPADEMKDYNIIKVTDKDCNESSDNDDLDDEQEEPLYRYYVEEEMREKRNARKTLKPRLSMDEDERRCLKSPRHLSRKTPSVQEDVENAPCELCGLTITEEDLSSHYLSKHIENICACGKCGQILVKGKQLQDHAQTCGEPQDLTMNGIRNSEEKMDLEENPEEQSEIRDMMFADMLEDFRDSHFQMNSLQKKQLYKHSACPFRCPNCGQRFETENLAVEHMSNCLEQDLFKNSMMEENERDHRRKHFCNLCGKGFYQRCHLREHYTVHTKEKQFVCQTCGKQFLRERQLRLHNDMHKGMASSEIGTSKLLNN; encoded by the exons ATGGCAAGAACCAGCCACAGCAACTACGTCCTTCAGCAGCTGAACAACCAAAGAGAGTGGGGCTTTTTGTGTGACTGCTGCATTGCTATagatgacatttattttcaggcaCATAAAGCAGTCCTTGCTGCATGCAGCTCCTATTTTAGAATGTTTTTTATGAACCATCAACACACTACAGCCCAGCTGAATCTAAGCAACATGAAGATTAGCGCTGAATGCTTTGATCTTATTTTGCAGTTCATGTATTTAGGAAAAATTATGACCGCCCCTGCAAATTTTGAGCAATTTAAAGTGGCCATGAACTATTTGCAACTCTATAATGTACCTGAGTGTCTGGAAGATATACAGGATACAGACTCGTCTAGTTTAAAATGCTCTTCTTCTGCTTCTAGCACCCAGAACAGTAAAATGATATTCGGCGTGCGAATGTACGAAGACACGCTTGCTCGAAATGGCAGCGAAACAAACAGGTGGGGCATGGAGCCGCCAAGTTCAACAGTAAATACATCCCATAACAAAGAGCCCGATGAAGAAgctttgcagctcagcagtTTCCCCGAACAACTGTTTGATGTCTGCAAAAAAAGCACCACGTCCAAATACTCTCATACAAAAGAGCGCGTGTCCCACTCACGCCGCTTCGGGAGGAGCTTCACCTGCGACAGCTGCGGGTTTAGTTTTAGCTGTGAAAAGTTACTGGATGAGCATGTGTTATCGTGCACCAACAGGCATTCGTACCAAAGTACCAGATACTACGGTGCTGAAAAAATAGACTTTAATGAAAAGGACTCCGCTTCTAAAATGATCTCTACGCAAACAGACAAATACAAAGGGGATTCCAGCCAAGTTGCCGATGATTCTTCTTCTCCCGTGTCCAATGTTAcaagcaggaagagcagcacgGTGGCATCCGAGACGTCAGGGGAAGAAGGAAGTCGGGCCTCTGAGAGGAAGAGGATTGTCATCAAGATGGAACCAGAGGACAGTCCTGCAGATGAGATGAAGGATTATAACATTATCAAGGTGACAGATAAAGACTGCAACGAGTCTTCTGATAACGATGACCTAGATGATGAGCAGGAAGAGCCACTTTATAGGTACTACGTTGAggaagagatgagagagaagagaaatgctCGGAAGACTTTAAAACCCCGTTTATCCATGGATGAGGATGAAAGAAGGTGTTTAAAGAGTCCGCGGCACCTTAGCAGGAAAACTCCCTCCGTCCAGGAAGATGTGGAGAATGCTCCCTGTGAACTCTGTGGGCTAACGATCACTGAGGAGGATCTGTCCTCTCATTATTTATCCAAACACATAGAAAATATATGTGCCTGTGGCAAGTGTGGTCAAATACTGGTCAAGGGCAAACAGTTACAGGATCATGCACAGACCTGTGGAGAACCCCAGGATCTGACCATGAATGGTATCAGaaattctgaggaaaaaatggacTTGGAAGAAAACCCTGAGGAGCAGTCGGAAATCAGGGACATGATGTTTGCAGACATGCTGGAGGACTTCAGGGACAGTCATTTCCAAATGAACAGCCTTCAAAAAAAACAGTTATATAAGCATTCTGCCTGTCCTTTCCGATGTCCTAATTGCGGGCAGCgttttgaaactgaaaaccTAGCGGTTGAACATATGTCCAACTGCCTGGAGCAAGATCTGTTCAAGAATTCCATGAtggaagagaatgaaagagatCACAGACGTAAGCATTTCTGCAATCTTTGTGGGAAAGGATTTTATCAGCGTTGTCACTTGAGGGAACACTATACTGTTCATAccaaggaaaaacagtttgtttgTCAGACATGTGGGAAGCAGTTCTTAAGAGAGCGCCAGTTGCGGCTCCACAATGATATGCACAAAGGAATGGCCAG TAGTGAAATAGGGACTTCTAAGCTTCTGAACAACTGA
- the ZBTB1 gene encoding zinc finger and BTB domain-containing protein 1 isoform X2 has translation MARTSHSNYVLQQLNNQREWGFLCDCCIAIDDIYFQAHKAVLAACSSYFRMFFMNHQHTTAQLNLSNMKISAECFDLILQFMYLGKIMTAPANFEQFKVAMNYLQLYNVPECLEDIQDTDSSSLKCSSSASSTQNSKMIFGVRMYEDTLARNGSETNRWGMEPPSSTVNTSHNKEPDEEALQLSSFPEQLFDVCKKSTTSKYSHTKERVSHSRRFGRSFTCDSCGFSFSCEKLLDEHVLSCTNRHSYQSTRYYGAEKIDFNEKDSASKMISTQTDKYKGDSSQVADDSSSPVSNVTSRKSSTVASETSGEEGSRASERKRIVIKMEPEDSPADEMKDYNIIKVTDKDCNESSDNDDLDDEQEEPLYRYYVEEEMREKRNARKTLKPRLSMDEDERRCLKSPRHLSRKTPSVQEDVENAPCELCGLTITEEDLSSHYLSKHIENICACGKCGQILVKGKQLQDHAQTCGEPQDLTMNGIRNSEEKMDLEENPEEQSEIRDMMFADMLEDFRDSHFQMNSLQKKQLYKHSACPFRCPNCGQRFETENLAVEHMSNCLEQDLFKNSMMEENERDHRRKHFCNLCGKGFYQRCHLREHYTVHTKEKQFVCQTCGKQFLRERQLRLHNDMHKGMARFSLKISAMTEVGKAAKRAEEELEGAGELTEEPGGKLEEWKRGEGKGWKGQVER, from the exons ATGGCAAGAACCAGCCACAGCAACTACGTCCTTCAGCAGCTGAACAACCAAAGAGAGTGGGGCTTTTTGTGTGACTGCTGCATTGCTATagatgacatttattttcaggcaCATAAAGCAGTCCTTGCTGCATGCAGCTCCTATTTTAGAATGTTTTTTATGAACCATCAACACACTACAGCCCAGCTGAATCTAAGCAACATGAAGATTAGCGCTGAATGCTTTGATCTTATTTTGCAGTTCATGTATTTAGGAAAAATTATGACCGCCCCTGCAAATTTTGAGCAATTTAAAGTGGCCATGAACTATTTGCAACTCTATAATGTACCTGAGTGTCTGGAAGATATACAGGATACAGACTCGTCTAGTTTAAAATGCTCTTCTTCTGCTTCTAGCACCCAGAACAGTAAAATGATATTCGGCGTGCGAATGTACGAAGACACGCTTGCTCGAAATGGCAGCGAAACAAACAGGTGGGGCATGGAGCCGCCAAGTTCAACAGTAAATACATCCCATAACAAAGAGCCCGATGAAGAAgctttgcagctcagcagtTTCCCCGAACAACTGTTTGATGTCTGCAAAAAAAGCACCACGTCCAAATACTCTCATACAAAAGAGCGCGTGTCCCACTCACGCCGCTTCGGGAGGAGCTTCACCTGCGACAGCTGCGGGTTTAGTTTTAGCTGTGAAAAGTTACTGGATGAGCATGTGTTATCGTGCACCAACAGGCATTCGTACCAAAGTACCAGATACTACGGTGCTGAAAAAATAGACTTTAATGAAAAGGACTCCGCTTCTAAAATGATCTCTACGCAAACAGACAAATACAAAGGGGATTCCAGCCAAGTTGCCGATGATTCTTCTTCTCCCGTGTCCAATGTTAcaagcaggaagagcagcacgGTGGCATCCGAGACGTCAGGGGAAGAAGGAAGTCGGGCCTCTGAGAGGAAGAGGATTGTCATCAAGATGGAACCAGAGGACAGTCCTGCAGATGAGATGAAGGATTATAACATTATCAAGGTGACAGATAAAGACTGCAACGAGTCTTCTGATAACGATGACCTAGATGATGAGCAGGAAGAGCCACTTTATAGGTACTACGTTGAggaagagatgagagagaagagaaatgctCGGAAGACTTTAAAACCCCGTTTATCCATGGATGAGGATGAAAGAAGGTGTTTAAAGAGTCCGCGGCACCTTAGCAGGAAAACTCCCTCCGTCCAGGAAGATGTGGAGAATGCTCCCTGTGAACTCTGTGGGCTAACGATCACTGAGGAGGATCTGTCCTCTCATTATTTATCCAAACACATAGAAAATATATGTGCCTGTGGCAAGTGTGGTCAAATACTGGTCAAGGGCAAACAGTTACAGGATCATGCACAGACCTGTGGAGAACCCCAGGATCTGACCATGAATGGTATCAGaaattctgaggaaaaaatggacTTGGAAGAAAACCCTGAGGAGCAGTCGGAAATCAGGGACATGATGTTTGCAGACATGCTGGAGGACTTCAGGGACAGTCATTTCCAAATGAACAGCCTTCAAAAAAAACAGTTATATAAGCATTCTGCCTGTCCTTTCCGATGTCCTAATTGCGGGCAGCgttttgaaactgaaaaccTAGCGGTTGAACATATGTCCAACTGCCTGGAGCAAGATCTGTTCAAGAATTCCATGAtggaagagaatgaaagagatCACAGACGTAAGCATTTCTGCAATCTTTGTGGGAAAGGATTTTATCAGCGTTGTCACTTGAGGGAACACTATACTGTTCATAccaaggaaaaacagtttgtttgTCAGACATGTGGGAAGCAGTTCTTAAGAGAGCGCCAGTTGCGGCTCCACAATGATATGCACAAAGGAATGGCCAG GTTCTCACTTAAGATATCAGCTATGACTGAAGTGGGAAAAGCAGCCAAGAGAGCTGAGGAAGAGCTAGAGGGTGCTGGGGAGCTGACAGAAGAGCCTGGTGGTAAGCTGGAGGAGTGGAAGAGGGGGGAGGGCAAAGGCTGGAAGGGTCAGGTGGAGAGATAG
- the ZBTB1 gene encoding zinc finger and BTB domain-containing protein 1 isoform X1, which translates to MARTSHSNYVLQQLNNQREWGFLCDCCIAIDDIYFQAHKAVLAACSSYFRMFFMNHQHTTAQLNLSNMKISAECFDLILQFMYLGKIMTAPANFEQFKVAMNYLQLYNVPECLEDIQDTDSSSLKCSSSASSTQNSKMIFGVRMYEDTLARNGSETNRWGMEPPSSTVNTSHNKEPDEEALQLSSFPEQLFDVCKKSTTSKYSHTKERVSHSRRFGRSFTCDSCGFSFSCEKLLDEHVLSCTNRHSYQSTRYYGAEKIDFNEKDSASKMISTQTDKYKGDSSQVADDSSSPVSNVTSRKSSTVASETSGEEGSRASERKRIVIKMEPEDSPADEMKDYNIIKVTDKDCNESSDNDDLDDEQEEPLYRYYVEEEMREKRNARKTLKPRLSMDEDERRCLKSPRHLSRKTPSVQEDVENAPCELCGLTITEEDLSSHYLSKHIENICACGKCGQILVKGKQLQDHAQTCGEPQDLTMNGIRNSEEKMDLEENPEEQSEIRDMMFADMLEDFRDSHFQMNSLQKKQLYKHSACPFRCPNCGQRFETENLAVEHMSNCLEQDLFKNSMMEENERDHRRKHFCNLCGKGFYQRCHLREHYTVHTKEKQFVCQTCGKQFLRERQLRLHNDMHKGMARYVCSICDQGNFRKHDHVRHMISHLSAGETICQVCFQIFPNNEQLEQHMDVHLYTCGVCGAKFNLRKDMRSHYNAKHLKRT; encoded by the coding sequence ATGGCAAGAACCAGCCACAGCAACTACGTCCTTCAGCAGCTGAACAACCAAAGAGAGTGGGGCTTTTTGTGTGACTGCTGCATTGCTATagatgacatttattttcaggcaCATAAAGCAGTCCTTGCTGCATGCAGCTCCTATTTTAGAATGTTTTTTATGAACCATCAACACACTACAGCCCAGCTGAATCTAAGCAACATGAAGATTAGCGCTGAATGCTTTGATCTTATTTTGCAGTTCATGTATTTAGGAAAAATTATGACCGCCCCTGCAAATTTTGAGCAATTTAAAGTGGCCATGAACTATTTGCAACTCTATAATGTACCTGAGTGTCTGGAAGATATACAGGATACAGACTCGTCTAGTTTAAAATGCTCTTCTTCTGCTTCTAGCACCCAGAACAGTAAAATGATATTCGGCGTGCGAATGTACGAAGACACGCTTGCTCGAAATGGCAGCGAAACAAACAGGTGGGGCATGGAGCCGCCAAGTTCAACAGTAAATACATCCCATAACAAAGAGCCCGATGAAGAAgctttgcagctcagcagtTTCCCCGAACAACTGTTTGATGTCTGCAAAAAAAGCACCACGTCCAAATACTCTCATACAAAAGAGCGCGTGTCCCACTCACGCCGCTTCGGGAGGAGCTTCACCTGCGACAGCTGCGGGTTTAGTTTTAGCTGTGAAAAGTTACTGGATGAGCATGTGTTATCGTGCACCAACAGGCATTCGTACCAAAGTACCAGATACTACGGTGCTGAAAAAATAGACTTTAATGAAAAGGACTCCGCTTCTAAAATGATCTCTACGCAAACAGACAAATACAAAGGGGATTCCAGCCAAGTTGCCGATGATTCTTCTTCTCCCGTGTCCAATGTTAcaagcaggaagagcagcacgGTGGCATCCGAGACGTCAGGGGAAGAAGGAAGTCGGGCCTCTGAGAGGAAGAGGATTGTCATCAAGATGGAACCAGAGGACAGTCCTGCAGATGAGATGAAGGATTATAACATTATCAAGGTGACAGATAAAGACTGCAACGAGTCTTCTGATAACGATGACCTAGATGATGAGCAGGAAGAGCCACTTTATAGGTACTACGTTGAggaagagatgagagagaagagaaatgctCGGAAGACTTTAAAACCCCGTTTATCCATGGATGAGGATGAAAGAAGGTGTTTAAAGAGTCCGCGGCACCTTAGCAGGAAAACTCCCTCCGTCCAGGAAGATGTGGAGAATGCTCCCTGTGAACTCTGTGGGCTAACGATCACTGAGGAGGATCTGTCCTCTCATTATTTATCCAAACACATAGAAAATATATGTGCCTGTGGCAAGTGTGGTCAAATACTGGTCAAGGGCAAACAGTTACAGGATCATGCACAGACCTGTGGAGAACCCCAGGATCTGACCATGAATGGTATCAGaaattctgaggaaaaaatggacTTGGAAGAAAACCCTGAGGAGCAGTCGGAAATCAGGGACATGATGTTTGCAGACATGCTGGAGGACTTCAGGGACAGTCATTTCCAAATGAACAGCCTTCAAAAAAAACAGTTATATAAGCATTCTGCCTGTCCTTTCCGATGTCCTAATTGCGGGCAGCgttttgaaactgaaaaccTAGCGGTTGAACATATGTCCAACTGCCTGGAGCAAGATCTGTTCAAGAATTCCATGAtggaagagaatgaaagagatCACAGACGTAAGCATTTCTGCAATCTTTGTGGGAAAGGATTTTATCAGCGTTGTCACTTGAGGGAACACTATACTGTTCATAccaaggaaaaacagtttgtttgTCAGACATGTGGGAAGCAGTTCTTAAGAGAGCGCCAGTTGCGGCTCCACAATGATATGCACAAAGGAATGGCCAGGTATGTCTGTTCCATTTGTGATCAaggaaacttcagaaaacatgaCCATGTACGGCATATGATATCTCACTTATCAGCTGGAGAGACTATATGCCAGGTCTGCTTTCAGATATTCCCAAATAATGAGCAACTGGAGCAGCACATGGATGTTCACCTGTATACATGTGGAGTATGTGGAGCAAAATTTAATTTGAGAAAAGATATGAGATCTCACTATAATGCCAAGCATTTGAAAAGAACATGA
- the ZBTB1 gene encoding zinc finger and BTB domain-containing protein 1 isoform X3, whose protein sequence is MARTSHSNYVLQQLNNQREWGFLCDCCIAIDDIYFQAHKAVLAACSSYFRMFFMNHQHTTAQLNLSNMKISAECFDLILQFMYLGKIMTAPANFEQFKVAMNYLQLYNVPECLEDIQDTDSSSLKCSSSASSTQNSKMIFGVRMYEDTLARNGSETNRWGMEPPSSTVNTSHNKEPDEEALQLSSFPEQLFDVCKKSTTSKYSHTKERVSHSRRFGRSFTCDSCGFSFSCEKLLDEHVLSCTNRHSYQSTRYYGAEKIDFNEKDSASKMISTQTDKYKGDSSQVADDSSSPVSNVTSRKSSTVASETSGEEGSRASERKRIVIKMEPEDSPADEMKDYNIIKVTDKDCNESSDNDDLDDEQEEPLYRYYVEEEMREKRNARKTLKPRLSMDEDERRCLKSPRHLSRKTPSVQEDVENAPCELCGLTITEEDLSSHYLSKHIENICACGKCGQILVKGKQLQDHAQTCGEPQDLTMNGIRNSEEKMDLEENPEEQSEIRDMMFADMLEDFRDSHFQMNSLQKKQLYKHSACPFRCPNCGQRFETENLAVEHMSNCLEQDLFKNSMMEENERDHRRKHFCNLCGKGFYQRCHLREHYTVHTKEKQFVCQTCGKQFLRERQLRLHNDMHKGMARFSLKISAMTEVGKAAKRAEEELEGAGELTEEPGVVK, encoded by the exons ATGGCAAGAACCAGCCACAGCAACTACGTCCTTCAGCAGCTGAACAACCAAAGAGAGTGGGGCTTTTTGTGTGACTGCTGCATTGCTATagatgacatttattttcaggcaCATAAAGCAGTCCTTGCTGCATGCAGCTCCTATTTTAGAATGTTTTTTATGAACCATCAACACACTACAGCCCAGCTGAATCTAAGCAACATGAAGATTAGCGCTGAATGCTTTGATCTTATTTTGCAGTTCATGTATTTAGGAAAAATTATGACCGCCCCTGCAAATTTTGAGCAATTTAAAGTGGCCATGAACTATTTGCAACTCTATAATGTACCTGAGTGTCTGGAAGATATACAGGATACAGACTCGTCTAGTTTAAAATGCTCTTCTTCTGCTTCTAGCACCCAGAACAGTAAAATGATATTCGGCGTGCGAATGTACGAAGACACGCTTGCTCGAAATGGCAGCGAAACAAACAGGTGGGGCATGGAGCCGCCAAGTTCAACAGTAAATACATCCCATAACAAAGAGCCCGATGAAGAAgctttgcagctcagcagtTTCCCCGAACAACTGTTTGATGTCTGCAAAAAAAGCACCACGTCCAAATACTCTCATACAAAAGAGCGCGTGTCCCACTCACGCCGCTTCGGGAGGAGCTTCACCTGCGACAGCTGCGGGTTTAGTTTTAGCTGTGAAAAGTTACTGGATGAGCATGTGTTATCGTGCACCAACAGGCATTCGTACCAAAGTACCAGATACTACGGTGCTGAAAAAATAGACTTTAATGAAAAGGACTCCGCTTCTAAAATGATCTCTACGCAAACAGACAAATACAAAGGGGATTCCAGCCAAGTTGCCGATGATTCTTCTTCTCCCGTGTCCAATGTTAcaagcaggaagagcagcacgGTGGCATCCGAGACGTCAGGGGAAGAAGGAAGTCGGGCCTCTGAGAGGAAGAGGATTGTCATCAAGATGGAACCAGAGGACAGTCCTGCAGATGAGATGAAGGATTATAACATTATCAAGGTGACAGATAAAGACTGCAACGAGTCTTCTGATAACGATGACCTAGATGATGAGCAGGAAGAGCCACTTTATAGGTACTACGTTGAggaagagatgagagagaagagaaatgctCGGAAGACTTTAAAACCCCGTTTATCCATGGATGAGGATGAAAGAAGGTGTTTAAAGAGTCCGCGGCACCTTAGCAGGAAAACTCCCTCCGTCCAGGAAGATGTGGAGAATGCTCCCTGTGAACTCTGTGGGCTAACGATCACTGAGGAGGATCTGTCCTCTCATTATTTATCCAAACACATAGAAAATATATGTGCCTGTGGCAAGTGTGGTCAAATACTGGTCAAGGGCAAACAGTTACAGGATCATGCACAGACCTGTGGAGAACCCCAGGATCTGACCATGAATGGTATCAGaaattctgaggaaaaaatggacTTGGAAGAAAACCCTGAGGAGCAGTCGGAAATCAGGGACATGATGTTTGCAGACATGCTGGAGGACTTCAGGGACAGTCATTTCCAAATGAACAGCCTTCAAAAAAAACAGTTATATAAGCATTCTGCCTGTCCTTTCCGATGTCCTAATTGCGGGCAGCgttttgaaactgaaaaccTAGCGGTTGAACATATGTCCAACTGCCTGGAGCAAGATCTGTTCAAGAATTCCATGAtggaagagaatgaaagagatCACAGACGTAAGCATTTCTGCAATCTTTGTGGGAAAGGATTTTATCAGCGTTGTCACTTGAGGGAACACTATACTGTTCATAccaaggaaaaacagtttgtttgTCAGACATGTGGGAAGCAGTTCTTAAGAGAGCGCCAGTTGCGGCTCCACAATGATATGCACAAAGGAATGGCCAG GTTCTCACTTAAGATATCAGCTATGACTGAAGTGGGAAAAGCAGCCAAGAGAGCTGAGGAAGAGCTAGAGGGTGCTGGGGAGCTGACAGAAGAGCCTGGTG TAGTGAAATAG
- the ZBTB1 gene encoding zinc finger and BTB domain-containing protein 1 isoform X5, producing the protein MARTSHSNYVLQQLNNQREWGFLCDCCIAIDDIYFQAHKAVLAACSSYFRMFFMNHQHTTAQLNLSNMKISAECFDLILQFMYLGKIMTAPANFEQFKVAMNYLQLYNVPECLEDIQDTDSSSLKCSSSASSTQNSKMIFGVRMYEDTLARNGSETNRWGMEPPSSTVNTSHNKEPDEEALQLSSFPEQLFDVCKKSTTSKYSHTKERVSHSRRFGRSFTCDSCGFSFSCEKLLDEHVLSCTNRHSYQSTRYYGAEKIDFNEKDSASKMISTQTDKYKGDSSQVADDSSSPVSNVTSRKSSTVASETSGEEGSRASERKRIVIKMEPEDSPADEMKDYNIIKVTDKDCNESSDNDDLDDEQEEPLYRYYVEEEMREKRNARKTLKPRLSMDEDERRCLKSPRHLSRKTPSVQEDVENAPCELCGLTITEEDLSSHYLSKHIENICACGKCGQILVKGKQLQDHAQTCGEPQDLTMNGIRNSEEKMDLEENPEEQSEIRDMMFADMLEDFRDSHFQMNSLQKKQLYKHSACPFRCPNCGQRFETENLAVEHMSNCLEQDLFKNSMMEENERDHRLVK; encoded by the exons ATGGCAAGAACCAGCCACAGCAACTACGTCCTTCAGCAGCTGAACAACCAAAGAGAGTGGGGCTTTTTGTGTGACTGCTGCATTGCTATagatgacatttattttcaggcaCATAAAGCAGTCCTTGCTGCATGCAGCTCCTATTTTAGAATGTTTTTTATGAACCATCAACACACTACAGCCCAGCTGAATCTAAGCAACATGAAGATTAGCGCTGAATGCTTTGATCTTATTTTGCAGTTCATGTATTTAGGAAAAATTATGACCGCCCCTGCAAATTTTGAGCAATTTAAAGTGGCCATGAACTATTTGCAACTCTATAATGTACCTGAGTGTCTGGAAGATATACAGGATACAGACTCGTCTAGTTTAAAATGCTCTTCTTCTGCTTCTAGCACCCAGAACAGTAAAATGATATTCGGCGTGCGAATGTACGAAGACACGCTTGCTCGAAATGGCAGCGAAACAAACAGGTGGGGCATGGAGCCGCCAAGTTCAACAGTAAATACATCCCATAACAAAGAGCCCGATGAAGAAgctttgcagctcagcagtTTCCCCGAACAACTGTTTGATGTCTGCAAAAAAAGCACCACGTCCAAATACTCTCATACAAAAGAGCGCGTGTCCCACTCACGCCGCTTCGGGAGGAGCTTCACCTGCGACAGCTGCGGGTTTAGTTTTAGCTGTGAAAAGTTACTGGATGAGCATGTGTTATCGTGCACCAACAGGCATTCGTACCAAAGTACCAGATACTACGGTGCTGAAAAAATAGACTTTAATGAAAAGGACTCCGCTTCTAAAATGATCTCTACGCAAACAGACAAATACAAAGGGGATTCCAGCCAAGTTGCCGATGATTCTTCTTCTCCCGTGTCCAATGTTAcaagcaggaagagcagcacgGTGGCATCCGAGACGTCAGGGGAAGAAGGAAGTCGGGCCTCTGAGAGGAAGAGGATTGTCATCAAGATGGAACCAGAGGACAGTCCTGCAGATGAGATGAAGGATTATAACATTATCAAGGTGACAGATAAAGACTGCAACGAGTCTTCTGATAACGATGACCTAGATGATGAGCAGGAAGAGCCACTTTATAGGTACTACGTTGAggaagagatgagagagaagagaaatgctCGGAAGACTTTAAAACCCCGTTTATCCATGGATGAGGATGAAAGAAGGTGTTTAAAGAGTCCGCGGCACCTTAGCAGGAAAACTCCCTCCGTCCAGGAAGATGTGGAGAATGCTCCCTGTGAACTCTGTGGGCTAACGATCACTGAGGAGGATCTGTCCTCTCATTATTTATCCAAACACATAGAAAATATATGTGCCTGTGGCAAGTGTGGTCAAATACTGGTCAAGGGCAAACAGTTACAGGATCATGCACAGACCTGTGGAGAACCCCAGGATCTGACCATGAATGGTATCAGaaattctgaggaaaaaatggacTTGGAAGAAAACCCTGAGGAGCAGTCGGAAATCAGGGACATGATGTTTGCAGACATGCTGGAGGACTTCAGGGACAGTCATTTCCAAATGAACAGCCTTCAAAAAAAACAGTTATATAAGCATTCTGCCTGTCCTTTCCGATGTCCTAATTGCGGGCAGCgttttgaaactgaaaaccTAGCGGTTGAACATATGTCCAACTGCCTGGAGCAAGATCTGTTCAAGAATTCCATGAtggaagagaatgaaagagatCACAGAC TAGTGAAATAG